Proteins encoded in a region of the Tripterygium wilfordii isolate XIE 37 chromosome 21, ASM1340144v1, whole genome shotgun sequence genome:
- the LOC119989403 gene encoding uncharacterized protein LOC119989403 — translation MEVLQLISLDQVHPHDLIFCEKQVIHLNGREEIFCCACSESLWDTSFYYCSECYFFLHTTCSELPPMIKHPWHHQHPLILHPNSPYGPTRSICDMCDLQITNFLYNCSDCQFDIDIDCAMVARCFIQPERHEHHFTKWSRSDPFTCDFCGTYSDWSEYFRERDCFPRICTNCHVVVHSKCMSLPFTVHLPQHDHPLIHIYFIPGSQSVALICEICRREVNRKFGCYSCQNCPCFVHVNCAMDNVQKVGQEFFWGEGIEGAEDQLLEQEIEHFCHPHHKLFLILHPDNDREIETKCDGCMNLISFPFYKCLECDFSLHVNCSKLPKQINHPLHKQHPLTLILSNNKFAFRCLACRKWCHGFCYYCRTCRTRSSIIDVRCALVNPFEFYHDSHKHLLSVFTEANNYSKCTSCGKEDDCYLLRCKEQCPFALDYGCATLPRTVKYEYDDHYLVLSYQGDGNSNLHDDSNGYPYCDICQKDRDPDLWFYGCPNYLECPNYIHPDCVHGDYPYLKLGTSIKDPYLHEHELFFIVRDKDFLPCFLCSKNDQKISVECYQEYCNLSVHLDCYYEDDDDCHYDDDGDHDDDDHDDDCAFLENGYS, via the coding sequence ATGGAGGTGCTTCAATTGATATCTTTAGATCAAGTCCACCCTCATGATCTCATCTTCTGTGAGAAGCAAGTCATACATCTAAACGGCCGTGAAGAAATCTTTTGCTGTGCGTGCTCGGAATCGCTATGGGATACTAGTTTCTACTATTGCAGTGAGtgttatttctttcttcataCTACTTGTTCAGAGTTACCCCCTATGATAAAACACCCCTGGCACCATCAACACCCTCTAATTCTTCACCCGAATTCACCATACGGTCCTACTCGATCTATCTGTGATATGTGTGATCTACAAATTACCAACTTCCTTTACAACTGCTCCGATTGCCAATTTGACATTGATATTGATTGCGCTATGGTTGCTCGATGCTTCATTCAACCTGAACGTCACGAGCATCATTTCACTAAGTGGAGTAGGTCAGATCCATTTACATGCGATTTCTGTGGCACATATAGTGATTGGTCTGAATACTTTAGAGAACGAGATTGCTTTCCTAGGATTTGCACTAATTGTCATGTTGTAGTTCACAGTAAATGTATGTCACTGCCATTCACAGTCCATTTACCACAACATGATCACCCCCTCATCCACATTTATTTCATTCCTGGAAGTCAATCTGTTGCTTTAATTTGTGAAATTTGTCGTCGAGAAGTCAATAGAAAATTTGGATGTTattcttgtcaaaattgtcCATGTTTTGTCCATGTCAACTGTGCAATGGACAATGTACAAAAAGTGGGACAAGAGTTCTTCTGGGGCGAAGGAATTGAGGGAGCAGAGGACCAATTACTTGAACAAGAGATTGAGCATTTTTGTCATCCTCATCATAAATTATTTCTGATACTACATCCTGATAATGATCGTGAGATTGAAACAAAATGCGATGGTTGCATGAATCTCATCTCTTTTCCCTTTTACAAGTGTCTAGAATGTGATTTTTCTCTCCACGTCAACTGTTCTAAATTACCAAAACAAATCAATCACCCACTTCACAAACAACACCCCCTAACCCTTATTCTAAGCAATAACAAATTCGCTTTTCGTTGTTTGGCTTGCCGGAAATGGTGTCATGGCTTCTGCTATTACTGTCGAACTTGTAGGACTCGGAGTTCCATAATTGATGTCCGATGTGCTTTAGTCAATCCTTTTGAATTCTACCATGATAGTCATAAGCACCTCCTCAGTGTATTTACTGAAGCCAATAACTATTCAAAATGTACTTCTTGCGGCAAGGAAGACGATTGCTACTTGCTCCGATGCAAAGAACAATGTCCCTTCGCATTGGACTATGGATGTGCCACACTACCACGTACAGTCAAATATGAGTACGATGATCATTATCTTGTCCTCTCATACCAAGGAGATGGTAATTCTAATCTCCATGATGATTCAAATGGGTATCCTTATTGTGATATTTGTCAAAAAGATAGAGATCCTGATCTTTGGTTTTACGGTTGTCCTAATTATTTAGAGTGTCCGAATTATATTCATCCCGATTGTGTTCATGGTGACTACCCGTACCTCAAGCTAGGAACCAGTATCAAGGATCCCTATTTGCACGAACACGAGCTCTTTTTCATCGTAAGGGACAAAGACTTCCTTCCATGCTTCCTGTGCAGCAAGAATGATCAAAAGATATCTGTTGAATGTTACCAGGAATACTGCAATCTTAGCGTTCATTTGGATTGCTACTATGAGGACGATGATGATTGCCACTATGATGATGATGGCGATCATGATGATGAcgatcatgatgatgattgtgCCTTCTTGGAAAACGGTTATTCTTAA